The Halomonas sp. THAF5a genome segment ACCGGCTGCCGGCCCTGCTGCTGCTCGGGGTGACCGGGCTCTTCGTGACCGTCGCCTTCGCGCGCTTCTCGGCCCCGGACCTCGCCCTGACCCAGCTGATGGTGGAGGTGATGGCGGTGGTGATCATGATGCTCGCCCTCTCCTTCCTGCCCCAGCAGTCGCCCCGGGAGTCGACGCGCCTGCGAATGGGCCGCGACCTCGCCATCGCCGGCCTGGTGGGCGGCGGGGTGGCGGCCTTCAGCTTCGCCATCCTGACCCGCCCCCAGCACACCATCTCCGACTTCTTCCTCGCCAACAGCCTGCCCGGCGGGGGCGGCACCAACGTGGTCAACGTGATCCTGGTGGACTTTCGCGGCTTCGATACCCTGAGCGAAATCACCGTGCTCGGCATCGCGGCCGTGGCGGTGTTCGCCTTCACCCGCGACCTGCACCTCAAGGAGAGGGTGGTCGACACCCAGCCCGGGCACTGGGTGGCCGAGCCGCACCCGATCATGCTCGCCGCCGTGGCCCGGCTGGTGCTGCCGATCGCCCTGCTGGTCTCGGCCTACATCTTCCTGCGCGGCCACAACCTCCCCGGCGGCGGCTTCATCGCCGGGCTGATCACCGCAGTGGCCTTCACCCTGCAGTACATGGCAGGCGGGCTGGCCTGGGCCCAGGCGCGCATGCTGACCGCCTTCCGGCCGCTGATCGGGGCCGGCCTGCTGATCGCCGTGGCCACGGGGCTCGGCAGCTGGCTCGTCGGCTACCCCTTCCTCACCTCGGCCCATGGCCACGTCCACCTGCCGCTGGTCGGCGACTTCGAGCTGGCCACCGCCATGCTCTTCGACCTCGGCGTCTACGCCACCGTGGTCGGGGCGACACTGCTGGTGCTGGCCAACCTCGGCAAGCTGATGACCGTGGCCGGCCCCGGCGAGGAGATCGGCTGATGGAACTGCTCTATGCGCTGACCCTGGGCGTGCTGACCACCTGCGGGGTCTACCTGCTGCTGCGGGCCCGCACCTTCACGGTGATCCTCGGCCTGACCCTGCTCTCCCACGCCGTGAACCTCTACCTCTTCGCCTCGGGGCGGCTGGTCGCCGGGGCGCCGGCCATCGTCGGCCTCACCGAGGGCGCGGCGGATCCGCTGCCCCAGGCCCTGGTGCTGACCGCCATCGTCATCGGCTTCGCCATGACCGCCTTCGTGGTGGTGCTGGCCCTCAAGGCCGCGGTGGAGCTGCGCAACGACCACGTCGACGGCGAGAACCCCGACGAGGATCGCCTATGACCCACGCGCTGATCCTGCCGATCCTGCTGCCGCTGATCACCGGCGCGGGCCTGCTGCTGCTCTATCGGCTGCCCTTCGGGGTGCAGCGCCTGGCCGGCCTCGCCAGCACCCTGGGCCTGGTGGCGCTGGGCGCCTGGGCCCTGGTCGCGGCGGGCGGAGGGGAGTATCGGCTCTACCACGCCGGCGACTGGCCGGCGCCGTTCGGCATCGTGCTGATCCTCGACCGACTCGGCGCCCTGATGCTGGCGCTGACCGCGCTGCTGGGGCTCGCCTGCCTGCTCTACGCCAGCCGCGGCATCGACCGCCGGGGGGCGCACTTCCACGCGCTCTTCCAGTTCCAGCTGGCCGGCCTCAACGGCGCCTTCCTCACCGGCGACCTCTTCAACCTCTTCGTCTTCTTCGAGGTCCTGCTGATCGCCTCCTACGCGCTGCTGCTCCACGGCGGCGGGCGGGCGCGCAGCCGCGCCGGGCTGCATTACGTGATCATCAACCTGGTGGGCTCGGCGCTGTTCCTGATCGCCCTGGGCACCCTCTACGGGCTCACCGGCACCCTCAACATGGCCGACCTGGCCCTCGAGGTGGCCGCCGCCCCGCCGGGCGATGCGCCGCTGCTGGCGGCGGCCAGCATGGTGCTGCTGGTGGTGTTCGGCATCAAGGCCGCCATCCTGCCGCTGCTCTTCTGGCTGCCCCGCGCCTACTCGGCCTCCAGCGCCCCGGTCGCCGCGCTCTTCGCCATCATGACCAAGGTCGGCGTCTACGCCATCCTGCGGGTCTTCCTGCTGGTCTTCGGGCTCGGGGAGGCCCCGGTCAACGCCGCCGCCTGGCAGTGGCTCTGGCCGCTGGCCCTCGCGACCCTGGCGCTGGGCGGCGTCGGGGTGCTCGGCTCGGACAGCCTGCGCACCCTGACCGCCTACCTGGTGATCATCTCGGTGGGCACCCTGTTCGCCACCCTGAGCCTGGTCACCCCGGCCACGCTCGCCGCCGCGCTCTTCTACCTGGTCCACAGCACCGGCATGGCGGCCGCCTTCTTCCTGCTCGCCGACCTGCTGGGCCAGCAGCGCGAGGAAGGCTACGACCGCTTCTCGGTAGAGGCGCCCATGGGCCATCGCCCCCTGCTCGGCGGCCTGTTCTTCCTCGCCGCCATCGCCGCGGTGGGCCTGCCGCCGTTCGCCGGCTTCGTCAGCAAGGCGTGGATCCTCCAGGCGAGCGTCGACGAGCCCCGCTGGCTCTGGCTGTGGGGCCTGCTGCTCGCCGCGGCGCTCTTGACCCTGATCGCCGTCAGCCGCACCGGCAGCCGCTGGTTCTGGCGCCCCGGGCCCATCAAGACGCCGCGCCCGCTCGATCGCGGCGGCCTGGCCGTCGTCGCCGCCCTGGTCGCCCTCAACGGCGCGCTCTCGGCGCTGGGCGAGCCGGTGATGGGCTATCTCGCGCTGACCGCCGACCAGCTGCTCGCCCCCGAGGCCTATATCGCCGCCATGCTGCCGGAGACGCCGGCCCTCGCCTTGGGGGTCTCGCCATGACGCCGAACGTCCACTCCCGGCAGTTCTGGCTGCCGCACCCGCTCTTCTCGCTGTTCCTGGCCCTGCTCTGGCTGCTGATGGTCAACGAGCTGAGCGTCGCCCATGCCCTGCTGGGGCTGGCCCTGGGGGTGGCGATCCCCGTGGTGACCCACGCCTTCTGGCCCGAGGAGGCGAAGATCCGCCGCCCGCTGCCGCTGCTGCGCTACCTGGGGGTGCTGCTGGTCGACATCCTGCGCTCCAACCTGGTGGTAGCACTGCGTATCCTGCGCCCCGCCCGGGAGCTGCGGCCGGGCTTCTTCACCTACCCGCTGGCGCTGGACGACGACTTCGCCATCACCCTGCTGGCGAGCACCATCTCGCTGACCCCGGGCACCGTCTCTCTCCATCACGACGCCGAGGCCAACACCCTGCTGATCCACGCCCTGCACCTGGAGGACGAGGCCGAGGCCATCGCCACCATTCGCACGCGCTACGAGCAGCCCCTGGAGGAGATCTTCCGATGATCGCCGTCGTCGTTCCCATCGCCATGACGCTCTTCGCCGTCGCCGCCCTGCTGAACCTCTACCGCTTGGCCATTGGCCCGGACATCGTCGACCGGATCCTGGCGCTGGACACCCTGATGATCAACAGCATCGCGCTGATCGTGCTGGCCGACCTGCGCATGGGACTCGGCGTGCTCTTCGAGCTGGCGCTCTTGATCGCGCTGATGGGCTTCATCGGCACCGTGGCCATGAGCAAGTACCTGGTGCGGGGGGACGTCATCGAATGAGCGCCCTCGAGATGCCGGCGACCCTTCAGCTCGTTATCGCCACCTTCCTGCTGGTCGGGGCCCTGGTGGCGCTGATCGGCTCCTGGGGGCTCGCCAAGCTGCCGGACTTCTACACCCGGCTGCACGGCCCCACCAAGGCCAGCACCCTGGGCGTCGGCTGCACCCTGATCGGCTCGCTGCTCTATTTCAGCCACCAGCAGGACGGCGTCTCGGTCCAGGAGGCGCTGGTGACGATCTTCCTGTTCGCCACCGCCCCGGTCAGCGCCCACATGATGGGCAAGGCCGCCCTCCGCCGGCGCCTCACAGGCGTGCCGGGCACCAAGAACCCGCCCGAGCGCTAGCCGCGGCCGCCATCGGTTGACTTCTCGGCCTCAATAGACAGAATGATATTCACTCTCATTTGAGAAAAGACGATGCGCCATGAACGCGGAACGCTCCCAGCTGTACTACGCCTGCGTCTTCCTGCAGGTCTCCTTCCAGGCGATCCAGCACTCGGTTACCTGCTCGACCCGGCAGGACGACACGCCCTGCTGGCTCGATGCCCAGACCATGAGCCTGCTGCTGGGCGAGCTCCAGCGCTGCCGCCGCCAGGCCGGCCCCATGAAGGACGTCGCGCCCTGCCTGGACACCGCCTTCTACCACTGCGGCCTGCTGATGGCCCAGTGCCCCGGCGCCCTCAACCGCCCGCTCTGCCAGCACCATCTCGAGGCCATCATTGCGCCGCTGAAGCAGGCCGCGACGCGGCTCTCGGGAAAGGCGAAGCCGGCCGCCGAGCACCGCGCCACTTCGACGGGAGAGCGACTGCGCCGCTGGCTGGGGTGGTAGGCGCGGCGGATCAGGCGTTGTAGATCACCCGTCCGAGGGCGGTGATGTCGTAGCCGCCGAGCGCCGCGGCCCGCTCGGCGAAACGGGGTTCCCGGGCGAAGGCCAGCAGCCGCT includes the following:
- a CDS encoding monovalent cation/H+ antiporter subunit D, which translates into the protein MTHALILPILLPLITGAGLLLLYRLPFGVQRLAGLASTLGLVALGAWALVAAGGGEYRLYHAGDWPAPFGIVLILDRLGALMLALTALLGLACLLYASRGIDRRGAHFHALFQFQLAGLNGAFLTGDLFNLFVFFEVLLIASYALLLHGGGRARSRAGLHYVIINLVGSALFLIALGTLYGLTGTLNMADLALEVAAAPPGDAPLLAAASMVLLVVFGIKAAILPLLFWLPRAYSASSAPVAALFAIMTKVGVYAILRVFLLVFGLGEAPVNAAAWQWLWPLALATLALGGVGVLGSDSLRTLTAYLVIISVGTLFATLSLVTPATLAAALFYLVHSTGMAAAFFLLADLLGQQREEGYDRFSVEAPMGHRPLLGGLFFLAAIAAVGLPPFAGFVSKAWILQASVDEPRWLWLWGLLLAAALLTLIAVSRTGSRWFWRPGPIKTPRPLDRGGLAVVAALVALNGALSALGEPVMGYLALTADQLLAPEAYIAAMLPETPALALGVSP
- a CDS encoding Na+/H+ antiporter subunit E — translated: MTPNVHSRQFWLPHPLFSLFLALLWLLMVNELSVAHALLGLALGVAIPVVTHAFWPEEAKIRRPLPLLRYLGVLLVDILRSNLVVALRILRPARELRPGFFTYPLALDDDFAITLLASTISLTPGTVSLHHDAEANTLLIHALHLEDEAEAIATIRTRYEQPLEEIFR
- a CDS encoding Na+/H+ antiporter subunit G — protein: MSALEMPATLQLVIATFLLVGALVALIGSWGLAKLPDFYTRLHGPTKASTLGVGCTLIGSLLYFSHQQDGVSVQEALVTIFLFATAPVSAHMMGKAALRRRLTGVPGTKNPPER
- a CDS encoding Na+/H+ antiporter subunit C produces the protein MELLYALTLGVLTTCGVYLLLRARTFTVILGLTLLSHAVNLYLFASGRLVAGAPAIVGLTEGAADPLPQALVLTAIVIGFAMTAFVVVLALKAAVELRNDHVDGENPDEDRL
- a CDS encoding K+/H+ antiporter subunit F, which encodes MIAVVVPIAMTLFAVAALLNLYRLAIGPDIVDRILALDTLMINSIALIVLADLRMGLGVLFELALLIALMGFIGTVAMSKYLVRGDVIE